The genomic DNA CGCAATGAGCCTCCCGCGCGGGTTCGCGAGCGACAATACCGCGCCGGTGCATCCGGCCGTGTTCGACTGGCTGGCGCGCGTCAATCACGACCCCGCGCCCGCCTATGGTGATGATAAATACAGTGAGCAGGTGCGCGCCTGGTTCGTGGATCAGTTCGGACCGACGGCGGCGTCCTTCCTGGTCTGGAATGGCACCGGTGCCAACGTCGTGGCACTTCGCGCCATCACGCGGCCATGGCACGCCGTTCTCTGCTCCGAGCAGGCGCACGTGAACGTCGACGAGTGCGGCGCGCCCGAACTGCTTACCGGATGCAAGATGATCGGCCTGCCATCCGCCGATGCCAAGATCACGCCGGATCAGATCCGCCGCGCCGTTCACCGCCTCGGCGACGAACACGCCTCGCAGCCCCATGTCGTGGCACTGGCGCAGCCGACCGAGTACGGCACGGTGTACACCCGCGATGAGGTGCTCGCGATTGCCGCCGCGGCGCACCAGCTCGGGCTGCGCGTCTTCATGGATGGCGCGCGGATCGCCAGTGCAGCAGCGTCGCTGGGATTGCCGCTGCGCGCATTCACCGTCGACGCGGGGATCGATGCGCTGGCGTTCGGCGCGACCAAGAACGGTGCGATGGGGGCGGAAGCGGTCGTCATGTTCAATCATCAGCATCCCGACGAACTCAAATTCCTCCGCAAGCAGTCGGCGCAGCTGTCGTCGAAGGGCCGCTACCTCGCGGCACAGTTCCTGGCGCTCGCCGAGGGCGATCTCTGGCTCGCGAACGCAACCAACGCCAATGCCATGGCGCAGCGGCTTGCGGCGGCGGTCCGGGAGATTCCGGGAATCCGCATCACGCAGCGCGTCGAGGCGAGCGCGGTCTTCGCGGTGCTGCCTCGCGCCGTGACGCTGGAGCTCCAGCGCGATTTCAATTTCTACATGTGGAACGATGCACTCGACGAAGTCCGCTGGATGACCAACTGGGCGACCTCGGCGGACGACGTCGACGAATTTGCTGCAGCGATCAGGCGGGCGATGAACGTGTAGCGGTGGATCGAAACGCCGCCGCCATCAGGGCAATCCCCTCCACCAGCCGCGGTCCCGGACGGCTGGTGTACGCGTTTCCATCGATCACGATCGTCGGACGGGTGCGAAGCCACTCGCGCGCGCGTTGATCGGCGAGCGAGTCAAGCTCCCGGCGAGCTCGCGCTTCGTCGAAGCCGCAGAGCGCGATGACAATCGCATCCGGGTCGAGCGCCATCACGTCGTCCCAGCGGCGGATGGTGGAGTGATCGCCCGGCTGCGCGCCGACGTCGATCCCGCCTGCGGCAGCGACCATCTCCGGAACCCAGTGCCCGGCCAGAAAAAGTGGATCGAGCCATTCGATCACGACGACGCGCGGCCGGCGGGCGACAGCGGCTGACGACAGTTCGCGAACGCGACGGTCGAGTTCAGCCGCCACCGCGTCAGCCGCTCCCTCCCGTCCAATGGCCCGGCCGATTGCACGGATGTCATTCCAGACACCGCCAAGCGTCGTCCCGGACAGCACCAGCACCTCCGGCGGTTCGGCCATGACTCGCGCGAGACGGACCGCCTCGCCATCCGCGACCGCGCAGACGTCGCAGAGCTGC from Gemmatimonadales bacterium includes the following:
- a CDS encoding aminotransferase class I/II-fold pyridoxal phosphate-dependent enzyme; amino-acid sequence: MSLPRGFASDNTAPVHPAVFDWLARVNHDPAPAYGDDKYSEQVRAWFVDQFGPTAASFLVWNGTGANVVALRAITRPWHAVLCSEQAHVNVDECGAPELLTGCKMIGLPSADAKITPDQIRRAVHRLGDEHASQPHVVALAQPTEYGTVYTRDEVLAIAAAAHQLGLRVFMDGARIASAAASLGLPLRAFTVDAGIDALAFGATKNGAMGAEAVVMFNHQHPDELKFLRKQSAQLSSKGRYLAAQFLALAEGDLWLANATNANAMAQRLAAAVREIPGIRITQRVEASAVFAVLPRAVTLELQRDFNFYMWNDALDEVRWMTNWATSADDVDEFAAAIRRAMNV
- a CDS encoding ABC transporter substrate-binding protein — protein: MARKVIVSLLPGATEMVAAIGGAGLLAAVSHECDWPPDVRTLPRVTVTPIDATQSSAAIDRAVREAVAAGKAVIGIDADLLAAIRPDLIITQQLCDVCAVADGEAVRLARVMAEPPEVLVLSGTTLGGVWNDIRAIGRAIGREGAADAVAAELDRRVRELSSAAVARRPRVVVIEWLDPLFLAGHWVPEMVAAAGGIDVGAQPGDHSTIRRWDDVMALDPDAIVIALCGFDEARARRELDSLADQRAREWLRTRPTIVIDGNAYTSRPGPRLVEGIALMAAAFRSTATRSSPA